The DNA sequence TGGCCGTTTCACGAGACCGTTGACGGCTGTGCTCCGGCTCACTACAGTCCCCGGAAACCGTCTGTAAAGTATCCTAATTAAGTCGGGAGCAACGAGTGCGAGCCGGTAGCCCGCGGATGCTGCGCGAGATCAACGATCGCGCCGCCATCGAGGTCCTCCTTCGGGAAGGCCCGTTGACCCGCGCCGAACTCGAGCTCGCCATCGGACTCTCGAAGCCCGCCACCGCGCAGCTCATCACCCGGCTCGAGCTAGACGACCTCGTCGTCAAGGCCGGGGTCCGGGGCGGTGGCCGGGGGCCGCGGGCCCAGCTGTGGGCGGCCAACGGGAGTCTCGCCTTCGTCGCCGCCGTCGATCTGACGCCGCACTTCGCGGACTTCGTCGTCGCCGATGTCGCCGGGGTCGTGCTGGCCGAGTACCGGACGCCGCTGCCCGTGCACGAAGGGGCCGATGTCGTCGGGACCTTCGGGGAGGCGCTCCAGAAAGTGGCCGAAGACGCCGGGATCACGCGGAACCGGCTGGCCCACGTCGTGATCGGCGCGCAGGGGGCGTTCGATCCGCGGACCGGCCTGCTGTCCTCCGCGCCGCACATCCCCGGCTGGCTCGGCTTCGACGTCCCGCAGAAGCTGTCCGACGAGCTCGGTGTCGACGTCCTCATCGAGAACGACGTCAACCTCGTCGCCGTCGAGGAGATGACCGTCGGGCAGGCCCAGGACGTCGACGACTTCGCCATGGTGTGGCTGTCCGAAGGCGTCGGCGGCGCCGTCGTGATCGGGCGGCGGCTGCTGCGCGGCGCGACCGGCGGTGGCGGCGAGATCGACTGGATGCGCGTCCCCGATCCGGCCACTGTGGACACCGGGGACATCTGGCCCGAGGCCGGCGCCCGGTTCGGCAACCTCGTCGACTCGCCCGCCATCTGCCGCCTCGCCGCCGCCCACGGCATCGAAGCGAAGAACGCCTGGGACGCCGTCGCCAAGGCGCCGAAGGGGCACCCGTTCCTCGACGACCTGGCGAAGCGGGTCGCCGGCGGCGTCGCCAACCTCGTCGCGGTCGCCGACCCGCAGCTCGTGCTCCTGTGCGGCGACACCAGCCGCGCGGGTGGCGAGGCCTTCGCCGCGCTCGTCGAGGAGAAGCTGCACGAACTCGTCCTGCCGCGCACGCCCGTCGGCTGCGCGTCCGTGCAGGGCAACGCCGTCCGCGCGGGCGCGCTGCAGTCCGCGCTCGCCACCACCCGTGAGGACGTCTTCGGCGTCGTCACCCCCACGCTCCTCGGGTCGCGCAGGCCCGAGGGCGACATCACCCGTCCCCGACCGAGTAGCCCCAACCGATGAGGAGGAGGGCCATGCCCCCTACCACCCGGACCCGTCGCGGCGCCCTGCTTGTGGCCGCCGCCGCGGCGTCCGTCCTGCTGACCAGCGCCTGCTCCGGCGCCGCCGCGCCGAGCGGGGGTGACGCCGCGGCCGCGCCCGGCAAGGACGACAAGCTCACGATCACCGTGTACTCGAAGTTCACCGACCGCGAGTACGGCGTGGTGACGGCCGGCCTCAACAAGCTCAAGGCGAAATACCCGAACATCGAGATCAAGCACGAGGGCAACCAGGACGACGACAAGCTCACCCAGTCGATCCGCGGCGGGAACCCGCCCGACGTAGCGATTTCCTTCTACACCGACAACCTGGGCGCGTGGTGCTCCACCGGCAGCTTCCAGGACCTGAAGCCCTACATCGAGCGCGACAAGATCGACCTGAACCAGATCCCGGAAGCGGTCCGCAACTACACCGAGTACCAGGGCAAGCGGTGCGCGATGCCGATGCTCGCCGACGTGTACGGGATGTACTACAACACCGACATGTTCGCGTCGAAGGGCATCACCTCGCCGCCGAAGACGCTGTCGGAGTTGTTCGAGGACACCAAGAAGCTCACCGAGTTCAATCCGGACGGCTCGATCAAGGTCGCCGGTTTCCTGCCCTCGATGCCGTTCTACGCCAACCAGGCGCAGTACTGGGCGCAGTACTTCGGTGCCACGTTCCTGGGGCAGGACGGCAAGTCGGACCTCGCCACCAACCCGGGCTGGAAGGCGATGTTCGAGTTCCAGAAGCAGCTCATCGACTTCTACGGCGGCCACGACAAGGTCGAGAAGTTCAAGGCGGGCCTCGGCGACGAGTACTCCGCCGACCACGGCTTCCACAAGGGCAAGCTCGCCATGATCATGGACGGCGAGTTCCGCACCGCGTTCCTCAAGGACCAGGCACCCGAGGTCAAGTACCAGACCGCGCCGTTCCCGGTGCTCGACTCGATGGCCGACCACTACGGCGGCGGCTTCACCACCGGCACGATCATCGCGATCCCCAAGGGCGCCAAGAACCCCGGTGCCGCGTGGGAGCTGATCAAGCAGGTCACCCTGGACACCGACACCCTGGTGGACATGGCCAACGGCCTGAAGAACGTGCCCAGCACCAAGGCTTCGCTCACATCGCCGAAGCTGGACCTGCAGCCGCAGTTCAAGACGTTCCTCGACATCTACGACAGCGGCAAGCTGGTGGCCAACCAGACCACCCCGATCGGTGACGCGCACCTCAAGGCCGTCAACGACTTCGCGGAGAAGTGGCAGGCCGGTTCGGTACCCGACCTCGTGGCCGGCCTGAAGACGGTCGACGCGCAGGTCAACGACGAACTCAAGCAGAAGGGCGCGGGCGGATGACCTCCACCGCCCTGCCCCTGCACACCGACGGTTCCCCGTCCGCGCCGAGCAAGGCGCGGGCGGGGGCCCGCCGGGCCAAGCGCCGCCGGACCGTCTTCTTCTTCATGGCACCGGCGTTCCTCGGGTTCCTGATCTTCTTCGGCTACCCGCTGATCGCGACGGTCTACTACTCCTTCACCCGGTACGACCTGATCAACGCGCCGGTGTTCATCGGCTTCGACAACTACGTCCGGATGTTCACCACCGAGCCGCTGGTCGGCACGGCCGCGTACAACACGCTGTGGCTGGTGGTCATCCTGACGGTCTGCCGGGTGGTGTTCTCCCTCGGCGTCGCGTCGGTGATCTCGCGGCTCAAGTCCGGCGTCGGCCTGGTCCGGACGCTCTGCTACCTGCCGACGCTCGCCCCGCCCGCGGCGGCGACGCTGGCCTTCGTCTTCGTGTTCAACCCGGAGTTCGGCCCGGTCAACCGGTTCCTGCGGCTCGTCGGCATCGACGGCGGGCTGTGGTTCAACAGCCCGGAGATGTCGAAGCCCGCGCTGACGCTGCTGGCGCTGTGGGGTTCCGGCGAGCTGATGATCATCATCCTGGCCGCGCTGCTGGACGTCCCGACCGAGCAGTACGAGGCGGCGGAGCTCGACGGAGCCGGCCCGATCCGCCGGTTCTGGCACGTCACGCTGCCGTCGATCTCGCCGGTGCTGCTCTTCGGCGTGGTCAACTCGATCATCTACGCCCTGCAGTTCTTCACCCAGGCGATCGTGGCGGCGTCCGCGAGCGCGGGCACCGCCGACGTCGCCGGCAACTCGAAGCTCATCGGGGCACCGCAGAACTCGACGCTGACCTACCCGATCTGGCTCTACGTGCAGGGTTTCCGCTACTTCAACATGGGCTACGCGGCCGCGATGGCCGTGCTGCTGTTCATCGTGAGCGCGGCCTTCACCTGGATCTTGGTCCGCCAGCTGCGGAAGTCCCAGCACCAGGAGGAGGGCGCATGACCGCGTTGGCCGAAGCGCCGCAGCGCGAAGCGGGCGTACCGCCGAAGGTGAAGTTCAAGCGGCAGTGGGACAAGCGGCTGTCGTTCATCGCCCTGCACTCGGTCGGCATCGCCATGGGCGTGATCTTCATGCTGCCGATCCTGTTCGTCTTCCTCACTTCGGTGATGAAGAGCGACCAGGCCATGACTGCGAGCCTGTGGCCGACCGAATGGCACTTCGAGAACTTCGTCGAGGTGTTCCAGAAGGCGCCGCTGCTGTCGTACTTCGGCAACAGCCTGCTGTACTCGGCGGTGGCGACGGCGGGCGCGCTGCTTTCCGCGATCCCGGCCGCCTACGGGCTTTCGAAGCTGCGGTGGCGCGGGCAGAACCTGTTCTTCATGCTGACCGTGGCCGCGATGCTGCTGCCGCCGCAGGTCACCATCGTGCCGCTGTACGACCTGTGGGTGCGGATGGGCCTCACCGGCACGCTGGTTCCGCTGATCGTGCCGTACTTCTTCTTCGACGCGTTCTCGATCTTCCTGCTCCGCCAGTTCTTCCTCACCATTCCGAAGGACTACATCGAGGCGGCGAAGATCGACGGCTGCAACGAGTTCCAGGCGATGTACCGGGTGCTGATCCCGATGGCGAAGCCCGGGATCGCGGCCACCGCGATGTTCTGCTTCCTGTTCACCTGGAACGACTACTTCGGGCCGCTGCTCTACACCGGCGAAAACCGCGACCACTGGCCGCTTTCGCTGGCGATCGCCTCCTTCCGCGGCATGCACCACGTCGAGTGGAACCTGACGATGGCCGCCACGGCCCTCATCATGGCGCCGGTCATCGTGCTGTTCATCTTCGCCCAGAAGTCGTTCGTCAAGGGCATCACATTCACGGGAGTCAAGGGATGAAGCTGGCAGTCGTCGGTGGCGGGTCCACCTACACGCCGGAGCTGATCGACGGGATCGCCGGCCGCCGGTCCACTTTGGACGTCGACGAGATCGTGCTGGTCGACCCGGATGCCTACCGCGTCGAGGCCGTCGGCGGGTTCAGCCAACGTCTGCTGTCGCACGCCGGGCACCCGGCGCGGGTGCGGACCACGCAGTCGCTGGAAGAAGGCGTCGACGGCGCGTCCGCGGTGCTGATCCAGCTGCGGGTCGGCGGGCAGCGGGCGCGGCGCTCGGACGAGACGTTCCCGCACGCCTGCGGCTGCGTCGGGCAGGAGACGACCGGCGCGGGCGGCCTCGCGAAGGCGCTGCGCACGGTCCCGGTGGTGCTCGACATCGCCGACCGCGTGCGCAAGATCGCCGGCGACGACACGTGGATCGTCAACTTCACGAACCCGGTCGGCATCGTCACGCGCGCCCTGCTCAACGAAGGGCATCGCGCGGTCGGGCTGTGCAACGTCGCGATCAACCTGCAGCGCCAGTTCGGCAAGCTGCTCGGGGTGGGCGCGGACGACGTCCAGCTCGTCCACACCGGACTGAACCACCTGAGCTGGGAGCGCGGCGCGCTCGTCGACGGCGTCGACCGGCTGCCCGAACTGCTCGACCACCACTTGGACTACCTGTCCAACGAAGTCAGCGTGCCGGAGAAGTGGCTGCGGCGCATGAACGTCGTGCCGTCGTACTACCTGAAGTACTTCTACGCGCACGACGAGCAGGTCACCAAGCAGCGCACCGAGCGCCCGCGCGCCGACGTCGTGTCCGACGTCGAGGAAGAGCTGCTGAAGATCTACCTCGACCCGGAGCGGAACACGAAGCCGGAGTCGCTGGAGAAGCGCGGCGGGGCGTACTACTCCGAGGCCGCGGTGCAGCTGGTGCACGCGCTGACCGCGGGTGGACCGGCCGAGGAGCACGTGGTGAACGTCCGCAACGACGGCACGTTCCCGTTCCTGCCGGACGACGCCGTCATCGAGGCTAGGTCCACTGTGGACTCGAAGGGTGCGACCCCGATCGCGCAACCGGCGGTCGAGCCGAACTTCTCGGGCTTGATTTCGGCGACGACGGCGTACGAGTTCCTCGCGCTGGAGGCGGCGTTGAAGGGCGGCCGGGACCGCGTCGCGGACGCGCTGCTGGCGCACCCGCTGGTCGGCCAGTACTCGAAGGCCGACACGCTGGCCGATTCGCTGGTGCAGATCAACCGCGAGTACCTGCCCTGGGCGCGCGGATGAGGCCCGCTGTCATCGCGATCGACGGCGGCAACAGCAAGACCGAGGTCCTCGTGATCTCGGAAGACGGCGTCGTGCTGGGGAAGTCGCGCGGCCCCGGCGCGTCGCCGCAGAACGTCGGCGTCGCGGCGTGCGTCACGGCGCTGGAAGGCCTGGTCCTGGCGGCGTACCCGGACTTCGGCGAGAAGCCCTTCGCGGTCCACACGTCCGCGTACCTCGCCGGGCTGGACTTCCCGCGTGAAGAAGAAGCACTGCACGCGGCGCTGTCCGCGCGCGGCTGGAGCGACACCCTGACCGTCGGCAACGACACCCTCGCGCTGCTGCGGGCGGGCAGCGCGGGGGTGGGTGTCGCGGTGGTGTGCGGGGCCGGGATCAACGGCGCCGGCGTCGGCCCGGACGGCCGCGTCCACCGCTTTCCCGCGCTGGGCAAGATCTCCGGCGACTGGGGCGGCGGCTACCGGCTCGGCGAAGAGGCCCTGTGGTGGGCGGTCCGCGCCGAGGACGGCCGCGGCCCGCGGACCGCGCTGAGGCCGGCGGTGGCGGCGTACTTCGGGAAGCCGACGCTGCTGGACGTCGTGCAGGGCCTGCACTTCGAGGAGATCGACGCGGCCTCGATCCACGGCCTGTGCCCGCTGCTGTTCGAGGTGGCCGCGGCCGGTGACGAGGTCGCGCAGGACATCGTGACCCGGTTCGTCGAGGAGGTCAGCGTGTTCGCCGCGGTGATCCTGCGCGAGCTGGACCTGACCGGGGAGGCCCCGGAGATCGTCCTCGGCGGCGGCGTGCTGACCGGGATCGGCGCACCGGTGATCGCGGAGATCGAGAAGCGGTGCCTGAAGGTGGCGCCGCGCGCGGTGGTCCGCGTCGTCGACGTGAACCCCGTGGTCGGGGCGGCGTTGTTCGGACTCGACACGCTCGGTGCGCCGGAGGCCGCGAAGACGGCCTTGAAGGCGGCGACCCAGCGCGTCTGAAGACCCTGGCGGGACCTGTCTCGAAGCGGCGCGAGACAGGTCCCGCCAGACCCCTTACGGCGCCGGGACCAGGATCTCGCCGGTCTCCAGCAGCGACTTGAGGTCGGAGAGCACCCAGGCCCAGCCGCCGCCGGCGTTCTCGCCCGGCCCGGCGTCGACGTCTTCCAGCTGCCCGCTGACGAGCGCGGCGGTGTTCGGCGCGCCGGTGAGGTCGTGGGTGATGGTGAGTCTGGTCCCGGCGGTCTTGGTTTCTTCGATGTCGTAGGTGAGCGTCGTGTAGGGCTCGGCGGCGACTTCGGGACCCATCAGCAGTTTCCAGGTGATGACGAGCTTGCGTGGCGGGTCGACCTCGAGGATTTCGCCGTCGACCAGGTCACCGGTGAACCCGGCGTCGATGAACGCCTGCGTCGGGCGGGTCCGGTGCTTGCCGCCGGCCTCGAGGTCGAAGTCGGCGAGGCCGGTGTAGCCGTACTTCTGCGTCCACTCGGGCTTGGTGATGGCCTCCCAGATGCGCTCCGGGGTGGCCTTGATGTAGACGCGGTGGACTTGCACGGTGTTCGTCATGGGTCTTCGCCTTCCAGTTCGTTCTTGAGGTCGAGCAGCGCGGTGACCTGGCGCTCGGTGTACTTGTCGATCCACCGGTCGTGGATCTGCCGGATCGGCACCGGGTTGAGGAAGTGCCGCTTCTCGCGGCCGTCCTTCCGCGTGACGACGAGTCCGGCTTCTTCCAGCAGCTTCAGGTGCTTCATGACGCCGAAGCGGGTCATCTCGACCTGGGTCTCCAGCTCGGTGAGCGTGCGGCCGTCACGCTCGAAGAGCAGGTCGAGCAGGAACCGGCGGGTCGGATCCGCCAGCGCCTTGAACACCAGGTCGTCGTGCACGCCCTCAAGATAGGTGACCAAAAGGTCACATGTCAACGCCGCACTTTCACGTGAAAGTGATCTGGAGGCTCCTCCGGATCACTTTCACGTGAAAGTGCGGCTTAGACCAGGAGTGACAGCGGCAGGATCAGGGCGATCGCGACCACCGAGATCAGGGTCTCCATCACCGACCAGCTCTTCAGGGTCTGGCCCACTGAGAGGCCGAAGTACTCCTTGACCAGCCAGAACCCGGCGTCGTTGACGTGCGAGAAGAACAGCGAACCGGCGCCGATCGCCAGGACCAGCAGCGCGCTCTGCGACGGGTCCATCCCCGCCGCCAGCGGGGCCACGATGCCCGCCGCCGAGACCGTCGCCACCGTGGCCGAGCCGGTGGCCAGGCGGATCGCCACCGCCACCAGCCAGCCGAGCAGGAGCGGGGAGAGGTTCGCGTCCTTGGCCAGGCCGGTGATGACGTCGCCGACGCCGGCGTCGACCAGGGTCTGCTTGAAGCCGCCGCCCGCGCCGACGATGAGGATGATGCCCGCGATCGGGCCGAGCGAGTCACCGACCACAGTGGACAGCTTGTCCCGGCCCAGCCCGGCCGGGCGCCCGAGCAGCACCATGCCGACCAGGACCGCCGCGAGCAGCGCGATCAGCGGGTCGCCGACGAAGTCCAGGATCTTGCGGGCCTGGCTGTCCTTGGCCAGCAGGATGTCGGAGAGCGCTTTCGCCAGCATGAGCACGACGGGCAGCAGCACCGTCGTGAGCGTGGCGGCGAAGCTCGGGCGCGGCTTGTCCGTCTCGGCGCGCTCCGGGACGAGCCGCTCGGGGGCGACGGCGTCCGGCACCAGCCGTGCGGCGAGGCGGCCGAACAGCGGGCCCGCGACGACCAGCGTCGGGATGCCGACGAGCAGGCCGAACGCCAGTGTGATCCCGACGT is a window from the Amycolatopsis sp. cg9 genome containing:
- a CDS encoding carbohydrate ABC transporter permease, with the protein product MTALAEAPQREAGVPPKVKFKRQWDKRLSFIALHSVGIAMGVIFMLPILFVFLTSVMKSDQAMTASLWPTEWHFENFVEVFQKAPLLSYFGNSLLYSAVATAGALLSAIPAAYGLSKLRWRGQNLFFMLTVAAMLLPPQVTIVPLYDLWVRMGLTGTLVPLIVPYFFFDAFSIFLLRQFFLTIPKDYIEAAKIDGCNEFQAMYRVLIPMAKPGIAATAMFCFLFTWNDYFGPLLYTGENRDHWPLSLAIASFRGMHHVEWNLTMAATALIMAPVIVLFIFAQKSFVKGITFTGVKG
- a CDS encoding ArsR/SmtB family transcription factor codes for the protein MHDDLVFKALADPTRRFLLDLLFERDGRTLTELETQVEMTRFGVMKHLKLLEEAGLVVTRKDGREKRHFLNPVPIRQIHDRWIDKYTERQVTALLDLKNELEGEDP
- a CDS encoding extracellular solute-binding protein, with product MPPTTRTRRGALLVAAAAASVLLTSACSGAAAPSGGDAAAAPGKDDKLTITVYSKFTDREYGVVTAGLNKLKAKYPNIEIKHEGNQDDDKLTQSIRGGNPPDVAISFYTDNLGAWCSTGSFQDLKPYIERDKIDLNQIPEAVRNYTEYQGKRCAMPMLADVYGMYYNTDMFASKGITSPPKTLSELFEDTKKLTEFNPDGSIKVAGFLPSMPFYANQAQYWAQYFGATFLGQDGKSDLATNPGWKAMFEFQKQLIDFYGGHDKVEKFKAGLGDEYSADHGFHKGKLAMIMDGEFRTAFLKDQAPEVKYQTAPFPVLDSMADHYGGGFTTGTIIAIPKGAKNPGAAWELIKQVTLDTDTLVDMANGLKNVPSTKASLTSPKLDLQPQFKTFLDIYDSGKLVANQTTPIGDAHLKAVNDFAEKWQAGSVPDLVAGLKTVDAQVNDELKQKGAGG
- a CDS encoding SRPBCC domain-containing protein; amino-acid sequence: MTNTVQVHRVYIKATPERIWEAITKPEWTQKYGYTGLADFDLEAGGKHRTRPTQAFIDAGFTGDLVDGEILEVDPPRKLVITWKLLMGPEVAAEPYTTLTYDIEETKTAGTRLTITHDLTGAPNTAALVSGQLEDVDAGPGENAGGGWAWVLSDLKSLLETGEILVPAP
- a CDS encoding carbohydrate ABC transporter permease, with the protein product MTSTALPLHTDGSPSAPSKARAGARRAKRRRTVFFFMAPAFLGFLIFFGYPLIATVYYSFTRYDLINAPVFIGFDNYVRMFTTEPLVGTAAYNTLWLVVILTVCRVVFSLGVASVISRLKSGVGLVRTLCYLPTLAPPAAATLAFVFVFNPEFGPVNRFLRLVGIDGGLWFNSPEMSKPALTLLALWGSGELMIIILAALLDVPTEQYEAAELDGAGPIRRFWHVTLPSISPVLLFGVVNSIIYALQFFTQAIVAASASAGTADVAGNSKLIGAPQNSTLTYPIWLYVQGFRYFNMGYAAAMAVLLFIVSAAFTWILVRQLRKSQHQEEGA
- a CDS encoding 6-phospho-beta-glucosidase, encoding MKLAVVGGGSTYTPELIDGIAGRRSTLDVDEIVLVDPDAYRVEAVGGFSQRLLSHAGHPARVRTTQSLEEGVDGASAVLIQLRVGGQRARRSDETFPHACGCVGQETTGAGGLAKALRTVPVVLDIADRVRKIAGDDTWIVNFTNPVGIVTRALLNEGHRAVGLCNVAINLQRQFGKLLGVGADDVQLVHTGLNHLSWERGALVDGVDRLPELLDHHLDYLSNEVSVPEKWLRRMNVVPSYYLKYFYAHDEQVTKQRTERPRADVVSDVEEELLKIYLDPERNTKPESLEKRGGAYYSEAAVQLVHALTAGGPAEEHVVNVRNDGTFPFLPDDAVIEARSTVDSKGATPIAQPAVEPNFSGLISATTAYEFLALEAALKGGRDRVADALLAHPLVGQYSKADTLADSLVQINREYLPWARG
- a CDS encoding ROK family transcriptional regulator, which translates into the protein MLREINDRAAIEVLLREGPLTRAELELAIGLSKPATAQLITRLELDDLVVKAGVRGGGRGPRAQLWAANGSLAFVAAVDLTPHFADFVVADVAGVVLAEYRTPLPVHEGADVVGTFGEALQKVAEDAGITRNRLAHVVIGAQGAFDPRTGLLSSAPHIPGWLGFDVPQKLSDELGVDVLIENDVNLVAVEEMTVGQAQDVDDFAMVWLSEGVGGAVVIGRRLLRGATGGGGEIDWMRVPDPATVDTGDIWPEAGARFGNLVDSPAICRLAAAHGIEAKNAWDAVAKAPKGHPFLDDLAKRVAGGVANLVAVADPQLVLLCGDTSRAGGEAFAALVEEKLHELVLPRTPVGCASVQGNAVRAGALQSALATTREDVFGVVTPTLLGSRRPEGDITRPRPSSPNR
- a CDS encoding N-acetylglucosamine kinase, with protein sequence MRPAVIAIDGGNSKTEVLVISEDGVVLGKSRGPGASPQNVGVAACVTALEGLVLAAYPDFGEKPFAVHTSAYLAGLDFPREEEALHAALSARGWSDTLTVGNDTLALLRAGSAGVGVAVVCGAGINGAGVGPDGRVHRFPALGKISGDWGGGYRLGEEALWWAVRAEDGRGPRTALRPAVAAYFGKPTLLDVVQGLHFEEIDAASIHGLCPLLFEVAAAGDEVAQDIVTRFVEEVSVFAAVILRELDLTGEAPEIVLGGGVLTGIGAPVIAEIEKRCLKVAPRAVVRVVDVNPVVGAALFGLDTLGAPEAAKTALKAATQRV
- a CDS encoding gluconate:H+ symporter; protein product: MTTLAAAWTGHDSRLIIATVVAIAVIVVLITKVKLHPFLSLVLGSLVLGLTAGMPVDKLLKSFTNGVGSTVASVGILIALGAMLGKLLADSGGADQIVDTVLGKARDKSLPWAMALVAALIGLPMFFEIGLVMLIPVVLLAVKRTGKPLMLLGIPAVAGLSVLHGLVPPHPGPLAAAGALNANVGITLAFGLLVGIPTLVVAGPLFGRLAARLVPDAVAPERLVPERAETDKPRPSFAATLTTVLLPVVLMLAKALSDILLAKDSQARKILDFVGDPLIALLAAVLVGMVLLGRPAGLGRDKLSTVVGDSLGPIAGIILIVGAGGGFKQTLVDAGVGDVITGLAKDANLSPLLLGWLVAVAIRLATGSATVATVSAAGIVAPLAAGMDPSQSALLVLAIGAGSLFFSHVNDAGFWLVKEYFGLSVGQTLKSWSVMETLISVVAIALILPLSLLV